The sequence AGCCGCGCCGGAGGGATCTCGTGCCGGTCGTCCGGGGTGCGGATCGTCGATCCTTCGGAGCCATGGGTGACGATCAACGCGCCGACCTCCGCGAGGAGGTCCTCCTCGGAAAGCCCGGTCTTCTGCGAAACGATGCCGAACTCGTAATCGTTGCAGATGAGGGCGGCGGCCCCTTCGAGGCCGTCCACGAGATCCGCGCCCGACAGCCGGGCGACCTGCTGGGAGGGGTCGTAGACGAACGGCACGCCCGCTTCCCGACACTCCCGCGGATACCGCGTCATCGCTTCGGGGTCGTTCGGCGACACGATCACCCAGGCGGGTCGGGCCTGTCCGTCGCCGACGAGCGAAAGCTCGCCCGCTCGCCCCATGGCGCCCGTGTAGAACGAGGCGATCTGATTCTGGTCGCGATCGGTCGAAACGAAAAACGAGGCGGTGAAGAGGTCGTCGTGGATCCGGAGACCCGAGACGTCGATCCCCTGGGCCGCGAGCCACTCCCGGTAGTCCGCCGCGTCCCGGCCCGCCGAGGCCACGATCCGCGGCCGCTCGCCGAACTGCGCCAGTCCGTACGCGATGTTCGGAGCGCATCCTCCGCGGACGCGGCGCATCTCGTCGACGAGGAAGGACACCGAGATCCGGTTCAGGCGGTCCGGGAGGAAGTGCTCGAGGAATCTCCCGGGAAACGTCATCAGGTAGTCGTACGCGACGCTCCCCGTGACGACGACGCTCCCGCGGCGCTTCACGGGAAGCGCCGTCCGAGAATCGGGGCGAGGTCGGCCCGGACGCGCCCGGAGATGTGCGCCGGGTCGGTCACGATCGCGTCGCGCAGCGCGTCGCGACAGGAGCAGCCGCGGCCGGGATCGACCCGGGAAACGGCGGTGAGCAGCGCCCGCTGCGCCATCTCGGCGTTCCCGCGGAGAACCCCGAGCACCATCTCCACGGAAACTTCTTCCGTCGCCTCGCGCCAGCAGTCGTAGTCGGTGACGAGCGCCATCGTCCCGTAGCAGATCTCGGCCTCGCGCGCGAGCTTCGCCTCGGTCAAATTGGTCATCCCGACGACGCTCGCTCCCCACGAGCGGTAGAGGTTCGACTCCGCGCGCGTCGAGAAGGGAGGGCCCTCCATGCACACGTACGTCCCGCCCTCGTGCACGACCGCGCCCGCCTTTCGAGCGGACGCGGCGAGCGCCCCGGAGACCGACGGGCACACCGGATCGGCGAGCGAGACGTGCGCGACGATTCCGTCGCGGAAGAACGTGTCGATCCGCGACCGGGTCCGGTCGATGAACTGGTCGGGAACACAGACGTGCGAGGGCGCGAGCTCCTCCCGGAGACTTCCGACCGCGGACGCGGAGAGGATCGCGTCGCATCCGAGCGCCTTGAAGCCGAAGACGTTGGCCCGGAACGGGATCTCCGACGGCGAGAGCCGATGGCCGCGGCCGTGCCGCGCGAGGAACGCGACGGGCACTCCGGAGAGCGCTCCCAGTACGTAAACATCCGACGGGGCGCCGAAAGGGGTCGCGACCGTACGCTCCTCGCGGCCGGCGAGGGCGGGCAGGTCGTACAGACCGCTGCCGCCGAGGATCCCGATCCGCACCGTCAGGCGACCCCCTTTCGCGGCGGCTTCACGCCACGACCGCGCGGCCCGTCGCCGCCGTCCTCTGGTGCTGCTCGATCGCGGCGCGGACGTCGAGCGCCAGCGCGAGGGCCGCACGCCCTTCCGACCCCGAGACCAGAGGCGCCGCCCCGCGGCAGGCCGCGGCGAAGGAGGCG is a genomic window of Thermoanaerobaculia bacterium containing:
- the mtnP gene encoding S-methyl-5'-thioadenosine phosphorylase: MTVRIGILGGSGLYDLPALAGREERTVATPFGAPSDVYVLGALSGVPVAFLARHGRGHRLSPSEIPFRANVFGFKALGCDAILSASAVGSLREELAPSHVCVPDQFIDRTRSRIDTFFRDGIVAHVSLADPVCPSVSGALAASARKAGAVVHEGGTYVCMEGPPFSTRAESNLYRSWGASVVGMTNLTEAKLAREAEICYGTMALVTDYDCWREATEEVSVEMVLGVLRGNAEMAQRALLTAVSRVDPGRGCSCRDALRDAIVTDPAHISGRVRADLAPILGRRFP
- a CDS encoding carbohydrate kinase family protein, encoding MKRRGSVVVTGSVAYDYLMTFPGRFLEHFLPDRLNRISVSFLVDEMRRVRGGCAPNIAYGLAQFGERPRIVASAGRDAADYREWLAAQGIDVSGLRIHDDLFTASFFVSTDRDQNQIASFYTGAMGRAGELSLVGDGQARPAWVIVSPNDPEAMTRYPRECREAGVPFVYDPSQQVARLSGADLVDGLEGAAALICNDYEFGIVSQKTGLSEEDLLAEVGALIVTHGSEGSTIRTPDDRHEIPPARLRGEAVDPTGVGDAYRGALLKGMLRGYPWDLSGRVASVAAVYCLEALGPQPPRFSPDDFLGRFRENFGEADLAGLFSPVAA